The stretch of DNA CCTTTATCATGTTAGTATGTAACACACTTACACGGTATTTACGATATAAATACCCATCGGTTAATTTCAAAGAACCTGATTATATCCAGCTGCGATTCAAAGGATCTTCGTGACTTTCTCAGCGGCTTTTTTTAACTCGTTAAGGATCAGGCCGATGTATCCTTCCTTCCCAACAAGGACCACGATCAATGCATCCGGGCCTGCAGTAAATGTTATAAGATGTTTATCCTCCGTCTCGACGCTGATGGATTTTGGTTTCTGGCTGCTCAAACGCATAGTCGTGGATTCTGCCGATATGTAAAGGGTTGCTGTCAGGGCCGCAAATGCTTCACTATTGAGCCCATTATTTTTTTCTTTCGAAACCATAAGCAAACCCTGCTTTGAAATTACCGCCGCGAGTTCGATACCACCCACCCCCTCCAGGTCAGAGAGGACTTTTTCAAGGGATTTTGCAATTGTTTCCATCATTGTTCCGAATTTAACTCTCTAATCACCCTGAAATATATTACCCCTGTATACAAAAATGTATTGAATCTTATCTATAAAATATTTTACTTCCAGTATTTAGGCGAACATCCCTTCAGAATGGAGATTGGTTTTTGTTGTTTGGATCGTTAACTTTTTGATCGCGTTCTGGAAATCATCCATTCCCACGCTGTATCGCTCTTCTCTTACTGCAAGCATCCCGGCTTCCATCGCAATTGCCTTAAGATCCGAGCCATTGGCTCCATCGGTAAGAGAGGCGAGTGCTTCAAAATCAACCTCTTCTGAAAGCTTCATTTTCTTTGAATGGATTTTCAGGATTGTTGTGCGTGCTTCCTTACTTGGCATCGGGATTGCAATGAACCGATCGAATCTTCCGGGGCGAAGAAGCGCAGGGTCAAGTATATCAGGCCTGTTGGTTGCCGCTATTATCCTGACATTCCCCCGATTGTTAAAACCATCCATTTCCGAAAGGAGCTGCATCAGTGTGCGCTGGACTTCCCTGTCTCCGGAGGTTGCCGTGTCAAGGCGTTTTGCCCCTATGGAATCAAGCTCGTCTATGAATAGAATGCTCGGAGCTTTCTCTTTTGCCATTTTGAAAAGATCCCGCACCAGCCTTGCCCCTTCACCTATGTATTTCTGTACAAGCTCCGAGCCCACGATCCTGATGAACGTGGCCTTGGTCTGGCTTGCCACGGCTTTTGCAAGAAGTGTTTTCCCCGTTCCCGGAGGGCCATATAACAGTACGCCTTTTGGAGGCTCGATCCCGATACGTTCGAACACCTCTGGTTTTGTAAGGGGCATTTCTACCGTCTCTCTCACATCGCGGATCGGTTCCTCAAGACCCCCTATATCTGAATATGACACACCCGGGGACTCTATGACTTCCATGGCGTTCACATACGGATCGCGTGAAGAAGGAAGGACCCCGATGACTGCAAGAGTCTGGTAATTCAAAGAAACCCGCGACCCCGGTACGAGTTCGGAGCTGTTTATCAGCTGTGATGCTCCCACCACGAACTGCGGGCCGGTGCTGCTCCTGATAATGACCTTATTGTTTTCAAGAACATCCACCACACTGCCCACGACCAGCGGAGGTGTTTTGAGCCTTTCAAGCTCGCTTTTTAACTGCCTTAACTCTCTCTCATACTTGAGCTTCTGGCTCTCAGTAAAACGCTTTTCCAATTCTATCTTATTGGCCTGGTCCCTCAGGATATTGTTCCTTTCCTCAAGCATTTTTATCCTGTCCATCAAATAGCGAGAAAAATCGTCGCTTGCCATACCGATCGGGCTTTCCCGGTTTTCCTGAGCTTCAGACATGGTGGTCTCCGAATGATATTTAAGCGTGTACGGTATATAGAGTTTTCGTCGAGATGAATGGGATGCAATGTGAAATATGCGGCGATGACATAAAAGGGAATCCAACCAGGGTGACTGTGGAAGGGACTGTCCTGGATGTGTGCGGAAAATGTGCCCGTTACGGGAAACCAACCGACAAATGGACCCCGGTGTCCAGGAAAATGTTACCCACAGAGAAGGTAATTGTAACCCGCAGGCCAAGAAGAGATGTTTTTGATAAACTTGAGGATGAGATCAACCCGGATTATGCCCACATTATCAAGAAAGCCCGGGAATCTCAGGGGTTAACGATCGAAGAGCTTGCCTCGAAGATGATGGAAAAATCCACATTACTAAGAAAAATCGAACGTGAGGAACTCATACCCGAAGATGCAGTAAGGAAAAAACTTGAAACAACACTTAATATAAAATTGACCGAAAAGATATCATCTCAAGACCAGCGCGGTGGCGGGTTCATCCGTGGGACCACGCTTGGCGATGTGGCCATTATACGAAAGAAAATGAAATGACAGGTATTTAACAATCCCATCCGAACTTCAGGATATTTACTTATTTTTAGATTCTGCCAACCATTCTTTCATAGAAATTGCACCACTCTTCAAATCCGCATCCAGAGTTCCAGGGCATATTTGCCCTGAAATCCTTCACAATATCAAAATACTCCCGGGGGAACCATGGTGCTTTGAAATCGAACTGGTCAAAGTCACCCCAATCTTCAAGGGAAGTTAGAGGTTTCAAACCTTTCTCAAGCGAGACATCGTATAGTCTCGTGTTCGGGTAGGGTGTATAGAATGATAAAAGAATATCCATATGAGCAAGTCTGCCATGTTTGCCGTATGCGCATATTATCTTATGTATCTCGCTCAATGTGCTTTTAACCTCTTTTCCCGCTTCGACCCCCGGAATCCCCACCATGAACGAACCCCGGATGTCAATATCATGCTTTATGCACTTATCGATGCAATTCTTTATCTGGCTCACCCTGGAGCCTTTGTTCATTGCATCCAATGCATCCTGAAATCCGCTTTCAAATCCAATGAATATTTCATGTATGCCGGCTTCGCGCGCTAACGCCCAGACGCTCTCATCCATGCGCGAAAGCTGCTCCATCCTGCCATTCACACTTGTCAGACGGATGCCCAGGTCTTTTTCGATCAGAAGCCTGCACAATTCTTTCACACGCCTGACATTAAGGAAGAAATCACTGTCCCTTATCATGAATGTGTCTATGTTGTATGTCTTTGCAAGGTATTCAAGCTCTGAAACCACGGTTTCATGCGCAAGTCCTGACCAGTGCCTGGCGCAGAATATTGGCTCAGAGCAGAAATCACATCCTGAGGCACAGCCCTGGCTTGTATAATAGTCAATGCATCGAGTCCCGAACTTATATCCCTTTATGTGCCGCTCCACCTCTATCATATCATACGGAACGGGGGGAAAGGCATCGAGTTTTTCAAATATCCTGTCAGGGTTGTTCATGATCCTGCCCCCATCTTTAAACGAAGCCCCGGGAATTCCGTCAATTGCACCATTATTGCTGAGTCTCTTCACGACCTCCCTGAATGTGAGTTCTCCCTGGCCCCTGATAACAATATCAATATTAGGGTTTTCAAGCGTCTGCACCGGTTCAGTGGATGGGTGATACCCGCCCCAGATGACAGGCAAATCAGGATTGCGTTCTTTAACAGCCGCGCAAATGTTAATCCCGTCCCTGATCTGGTAGCAGGTCATGCTGCTCACTGCAAGACAGAGCGCATTATCGCACGCGTCCAGGATCTGCTTTCTGTAATCTTTATCCACTGCTGCATTGATGATCTTAACTTCAAATTCATTCCTGACCATCCGGGCAAGAGCAAGAAGGGAAAGGGGGACATTGACAAGAGGAACCTGAAGCGACGTGGTCTTCTTATTTTGGATTGCAACAGGATGTTTTACAGGCATCGGATTGAACAAAATGATAGTGTTCTTTTTCATGTTCACGGTCAGTTCTATGAATGTGCTACTATTTCAATTTAGAACTCCATGAAATCGCAATCATCCCATAAAAAAGTTTTAAATAGTTGCAGGGAAAATATAAACTATACCTGACCGACATTTTGTATTCTAGAGAATAACATGGGTACGCAATGGAACCGATAATAGAAATTCGCGGATTATCGAAAAGTTATGGCAATTTCAGTGCGTTAAATAACGTTTCCCTGAGCATAGAAAAGGGAACGATTTTCGGTCTTCTCGGCCCGAACGGGGCAGGCAAATCTACATTGATAAAGGTACTGTCATGCCAGTCAAGGCCCACGTCCGGACGGGCATATATCTCCGGTCTGGATGTAGTCAATGATAAGAAAGAAGTGCTTTCAATCATCGGGGTCGTCCCTCAGGAACACAGTTTCTATGATGAGCTCACGGTAAATGAAAATCTCGAGTATTTCGGTTCACTGTACGGCATTCCAGTCATTGAGATCAAAAAAAGAGGCCATAGAATCCTGGAAATGCTGCAACTGGGTGATAAGAGCGCAAGTTTTGCGGGCACGCTGTCAGGTGGAATGAAAACCAGGTTGAATATCGCCTGCGCACTGGTACATAAACCCGATGTGCTCATCCTGGATGAACCCAGCGTAGGACTTGACCCGGTTTCCAGGAAAGCATTGTGGAATACCATCAGATCAGTCAATAGCGAAGGCACTAGCGTTCTTATCACCACGCATTATATGGAAGAAGCCGACCTGCTGTGCGACTGGATAATGATAATGAACAGGGGCAAGATAGTCGTTGAAGGAACATCTGAAGAGCTGAAAAAAATGTTGGGAGCAAGGGTTATCCAGATAACGAGCGCTCCAGGCGACTATCGATCGATCAAAAGCAAAGTGGAGTTGCTGGAAGCGGTATCATCCTGCAGCATTGGCGAGAAAGGATTGAAGCTATCCCTCAAGGAAGATCTGCCGCTTCAGGCGATCTTTGAAATATTCGAATCCATGGGTGAAAAAATAAAGGACGTTGAATCCAGCAGGCCCAGCCTGGAGGACGTGTTCATCCATGCAGCAGGGGAGGAATGGCATTGATCGGCTTTTCTGTTATAAAGAAGGATTTGAAGGTTTATGTACGCCATAAAAAAACGTTGCTGCTGATTTTTATTGCACCAATCCTTATCATGATATTGATCGGGTCTGTGTTCTCAGGTTCATCAGGTGAAGGTCTTAAGGATGTAAAGCTGGGTGTGGGGGGTGGATCAGACCAGGGAAAGCAAATCATTGAAGAATTGAATACCAGCAAGATGTTCGTGATCGTCAAAGAGAACACGAGCGATCCTGCTGTTATTGAAAATGGTGTAAAAGAGGGAAAATACAGTGCAGGGATTTTCATTCCTGAGAATCAGACCCAGGTGATTCGATTATACCTGGATAATTCAAAAGTGCAGATTGCGCCGGTTATTTCTACTGTTTTCCTCACCACCACCGAAAAAATGTCCTACGAACTCACCCTTGGTTTCATCAGCAAGCTGTGGGAAAACCTGGCTCAGATGGAATCCGAACTGGATCCGCTGAAGGATGGGGTCACCCGTATCAATGGAAGTATCGCGGACATGAATCGGGATACCCAGAAAGTACTGATCTCAATGAACAACATAAACGCCACCGGCCTGAATGAGTCGATCGTCTTGATGAAAAACACCATTGACCAGATGGGTCTCGACCTTAACAGGACCGGCTCTGATATCAATGTAACGCGCACAGAGATAATCGAACTGGATAAGAACGTGAGTTCGATATACGACGATTCGGCTGCACTGAGAGATGACCTGAAATTCGTGGTCGATAATATCGATTCCACGGATGCCTCATTGTTTGCCATCCAGACAAATTTGCAAGGGACTTATAATCTGACTTGTGGTGGTCCATCAGCGCCGCAGTGCGTTTCACTTGCCGGCACCATCAGGCAGGTACAGGATACAAGAGCCCTACTGCTTGAAAGGACTGACCGTATCAGGTCTCTTTACAACGGTCTTGTGAATGTAGCCCAGAAAGGTGCGGAATTGCACCAAAAATTGAACGAGACTGACACGCGGCTTCAAAATATGCAGGGGTCTATAACCAATTACACGGCTGAGATCTCAGGTATATCTGGAAATATCACAAATATCGAATCTGCGGTCATCACCCTGGGAAATGTGAAGGACAGTTCAGCCAACCTCTCCCTCCAGATGGGAAACCTGACCTCTGAAATATCCAACGGAACATCCAATCTATCATCGGATATTGCCTGGACGAAAAGCGTTTTAAGCGAAGTGATCAAGAAGTCACCCGCTGCTATTGCCGCCCCAATTAAATTGGAAAGGGAGTCGGTTTTCAGCGACAGGTCATATCTTGACTTCCTGATGCCCGCAATTATTTCAATTGTGCTGATGTTCGTTTCATTCCTTCTTGCATCCATAACAATCGTCCAGGAGAAGTCGAAGAAGACCCTGATCAGGACGCTTTTGACACCCCTATCTTTAGAAGAATTTATCCTCGCAAAGACATCTGCGCTCATCTTTATCGCCCTGCTGCAGGGAATTATCATGATCGTCGTGGCCTACGTGCTTTATGGAATAGCGATACCGGTCAACCAGCTCGGTCTCCTTTTCCTGGTGATACTCATATATTCGGCCTGCTTCATAGGGATCGGCATGGCAGTTGCAACGTTTGCGGAATCGGAGAATACGGCCATGCTCTCATCCCTGGTGCTGAGCATACCCATGCTTTTCCTCTGCGGCGTTTTCTTCCCGTTCGAGACCATGCCCCAGCTGATGGCTGCTCTTGGCGGCGCTCTTCCGATCACATTGGGCATCAAGGCGCTGGAATCTGTCCTGATTTACCAGAAAGGGTTCGATGTACTCGCTGGATATCTTGTGCCACTCATTGCATACGGTTTAGCTGGATTGGGGTTGGCGTACCTGCTATTGAGAAAAGAGGTCAGGGATTGAATTTCCCTCTGTTACAAAAAAATTATGGTTCTATACGCATATGAAGAAGCCATGGTCCCCAATCCCGTTGTCCGCATCAGTCACGTCTCTTTGGTACGGAACAATAAAACCGTCCTGCAGGATATCTCCTTCTGCATTAATCGAGGCGAGCACTGGTCGATATTGGGACCAAACGGCTCGGGAAAGACAAGCCTTGTAAGTATAATCAACGGCTATCACCAGCCCTCCGAAGGAGAAACATGGGTTCTGGGAAAAAAATTCGGATCTACCGACCTTCGGGAACTGCGCAGAAATATCGGAGAATGCAGTTCCGAGATACGGGATATGGTACATGATTGGGAATCTGTCAATGATATCGTGCTATCAGGCAGGTTCGGCAGTATAGGTCTTTATGAATCCCCATCCATGGCAGACCTTGAACGCTCTTCCTTTCTGATGGAATTTTTTGGATTGTCGGGGGACAGGCAGTTCAGAACGCTTTCGTTCGGAGAACAGCAGAAGACCCTGATCGCCAGGGCAATGATGCCTGAACCTGATTTACTGGTGCTGGACGAGCCATGCGCAGGGCTTGACCCCAGGGCAAGGGAAGAACTTCTGGATGCGGTGCAGGAAATGTGTCTCATGCCAGGTGGCCCGACATTGATCTATGTCACTTACCATATTGAAGAGATAATGCCTGCCATAACCCATACAATGGCGCTGCGGGATGGGAGTATTGTTGCATGCGGTCCAAAAAAGGAAGTGCTTACAGGTGAAGTATTGAGCAGGACTTTTGACCTGTCCATCTGCCTCAATGAAAATGGAGGACGCCTATGGCCTGTGATATTGAAAGGCCGGGTCGCGGCTAAAAATAGATCTCAGCGGTCTTTTTCAACATTATCGCAAAATCTTAAATAAATCAGCTAATAATACCTGTCCACTTATGGCATGGTTCGATGTGGATATATTCAGGAAATGCATCGAGGTAGACCTGCATTGCTATTCCCATAGAACTGCGCTGATTGCTGCGCGCGAGAAAATACAGGAGGCCTATGAACACGGGTTCAGGCATATCAGGCTGATCCACGGCTCAACGAATATCAGGAATAACGGAGACGGGGGAAGTATAAAATTTGCGCTTCGCTCCATGTTGAAGAAAGGCGCGCTCGAAAAGTGGGTGGAGGAAAAGGATTCCAAGAACCACAGGGTAAGTGACGGGTCAATAATTCTTGCTCTTCGTAAAAACCCTGCACCGATGAATCAGGAATGGAAAGAGATGCCGTTGGATGAATATTAAGGGGATTCAGATATGGTAAAGCTGACACAATGCGGCTTTTTATAATCATGTCAGAAGACCTGAAGGAAATCCAGGAATTTGTCAAGAAGATTTTAATTTATTTCTCATGAATTACTGATTTCTTACGAATTTGAATTCCCACAGGCTCCCGCCCTTTATCTCCTTTTGCTTCAGGTGCTCTATCTCATGGGCTATGTCGTAAGCAGTTGACCCGTCAAATACCAAATCCTTTTCTGCAAGTTCTTCTACATTTATTTCTTTTTTGAGTGGATGGACGGTCGCTTTAATGATGCGATCGCTCGTGACCTTGACCCTGTACGGGCGCCTGACCAGCAGCCTTACTTCCTCTTCGCCGCATTTCTCCAGCCTGTGGACGAGTCCCTCTTCTTCTTTTAGGACGGGATTTACGAACAGGTATATTTCCTCGAGGGAATAACCAAGTCTTTCTTCGTCATCGTAAATTGTGGTTTTGTCCAGGATGGCTATGGTCCTTATGTTCTCCGAGGAATAACTGTAATCGCCGCCGTCCCTAAGAGAGAGAAGGAGCGGTAGAAAGGCGTCGCTGGGGATGTCGAAGCTTGAAATGAGTTCTTTCTCGGCGCGGGTGAAGGCGAGTATTTGCCTGAGATTTTCGGTGTCCATTCATTAAGTTAATATATCTTATTACATAACCATTTTATCCCACCATCACCTCTTAAGCCTCAATGATATTCGAAAAAATCCCCACAGTCCCCACCTCTGAAGAACTCCTGGACAAGTCCTTCCGCCGCGCCGCGCGCGCCAAGCATGGAAAGCGCATACTTGACCGCGCATCCAAGCTCAAAGCCGAGGAATCCATGCTTCTCACCGCGGCCAACATACTCAATGATAACCTGGTGAATGTTGTCAGGAAATTCCCGAGCCTGGACGGGATACCGCCTTTCTATCTGGAACTTGCAGATATACTCGTGGGCGTGGAAGAGATGAAAATGAATCTCGCCTCGGTGCAGTGGGCGGGGACCAAGATAAATGAGCTGGCACGAAAGTACGTTGGGATGATGCGTGATGCCGAGGATGCGAAGGTGGTGCGAAAGCAGGCGTTCGGGCGCATCTCCTCTATCGTGGACAGCATAGACGGAAACCTGCGATTCCTGAATAATGCAAGGAATAAGCTTCGGAAACTTCCCGCCATAGATGAGGGGCCTGCAATAGTCATTGCCGGTTATCCCAATGTGGGAAAATCCAGTTTTGTTGCGCTTGTGAGCAGCGCGCACCCTGAGATAGCCCCGTATCCCTTCACCACAAAAGGGCTGGCAGTAGGGCACTTTGAACGGAAAAGGGTGCGATACCAGGTAATAGACACCCCGGGGCTTCTTGACCGTCCCCTTGAAGAGAGGAATGAAATAGAACTTCAGGCAATTTCTGCGCTCAAGCATGTTGGAAAAGTCATGCTCTACATAGTCGATCCCTCCGAGACCTGCGGCTATACTCTTGAAAAGCAGATGCATCTTCTGGAGGAGATAAAAAATGAGTTCAATATCCCCATGATAGTCGTAGCGAACAAGACAGATATTTCCGCCCCGGCCGAGGGTGTGGATATGAGTATGTCCACGCTGACAGGAGAAGGAGTGGATACGGTTCTTGAGCGGCTTATAGAAATGATCCCTGAAGCTCGTCAGGATAACATTTGAAGGAAACTTAATCGCTCAACTGGAGAAGCAGCATAAAAAAGCGATAGGTGAAACACAAGCAAGGATTAAACGGTTGAAGGAATCAGGGAAATAATAAACCCCTATATTTCTACTGCAATTTATAAAAATCAATAATATACATTTGGATAATTCACATGTGTATGTAACGAGTTAAACTTTTATACTTTATTAGTATATTATTATATCCATTATTTAAAGGAATGAAAAGAAGGAGAAAAACTAAATGATGACAAAAATAGTTCATGTCCAATCAGTATTACTATATGAAGATACCATTGCATTAAAGGAAAAAACAGGTGAGTCCTCCATTAAAGAGGCTATTTCAAAGGCAATTTACCATTATTTAAAATGCCAAAATTCTGATGGAGATAAAAGCAAAAATACTTAGGAAAACTTATCTTCTTTTATCATCCTTCTTTTTACTTCTACCGTTTTTGCATCTTTTAGGGCATTTCTCTCCTGCTATAGTCTCAATAAGATATATAAACAATCATTCGTTAATATACTAACAATTATGCAAGGAATATACGAAGGCTATCCAGTAATGCTTCATGATAGAGCTTGGACTGTAATCCTTACTTTATCGCAAGATAATACAGGCACAACTCATTTTGACAGAGCCATAGAACTCATTAAACATTCTGGACAGGCATCTGTCGTGAGGAATTAAGGGATAATGACAATATTTTTTCAAAAATTTCCTTCCACAGATACCATATACTTTTATGCATTAAAAAGAATGTGAGAAGTTAATAAATGTCATTAAAGGCATTCAAGATAGAATATGATAAAAATGGTTTACAAAAGAGGGAAGTCGCGAGACCGAGACTGATACTAATATTAATAATGCTGTTAACGGTAAATTAGTATTCATTGAGAATCTGGAGCATTAATGCCAATAGGTGTATATATCTGCCACTGCGGGTCGAACATAGCAGGAACCATTGATGTCGAGGACGTCAGGAAACATGCAGAAAAGCTGAAAGACGTAGTGGTAGCAAGGGACATACCTTTCGCGTGCGGCGACTCCGGGCAGGAGCAGGTCAAAAAAGACATCGAGGAGCTGAAGCTTGACAGGATAGTAGTGGCCGCATGTTCTCCACGCCTGCACGAAGTCACTTTCAGGCGCGTGCTTGAACAATCTGGCCTTAATCCCCATCTTCTTGAGATGGTCAATATCAGGGAGCAGGGTTCATGGGTACACTCAAATACCAACAGCATGGCGACGCAGAAAGCAAAAGATCTCGTAGCTATGGGCGTGGCAAAGGCCGCGCTTCTCTCCCCCCTCGAAAAAAAGACGCTTCCAGCGAACAAGGATGTGCTTGTTATCGGGGCAGGAGTTGCGGGTATAGAGGCAGCCCTTTCCCTGGCTGATATCGGAGTAAAAGTCCGACTGGTTGAAAAGGAACCGACCATCGGCGGCAAAATGGCGCTGATGAACGAGGTATTCCCTACCAACGACTGCTCGATGTGCGTTCTGGCTCCCAGGATGTCAGATGCACAGAACCATCCAAACATTACCCTGTATACCTATTCAGAGATAAAGAAAATCGAGGGCAGAGCGGGGAATTTCAAAGTAACAGGAATTAAAAAGCCGCGCTACATCGATGAGAAAAAATGCAAGGGCTGTATCGACATCTGCGCCCAGGTCTGCCCCATCGATGTACCAAACCAGTTCGATTTCGGGATAGGAAAGCGAAAGTCCATCTACATACCTTTTGCGCAGGCCGTGCCGCTGGTAGCATGCATAGACGAGCATTGCGTGGGCTGCGACCTGTGCAGGCTTGCATGCCCTGCCGAGGCAGTGGATTTCACACAGAAGCCGGAGGAGTTCGAGTTCAATGTAGGGGCGATAATCGTTGCAACAGGCTATCAGCCCTTTGATGCCGCGCGGAAGGAAGAGTATGGTTATGGCAGGTACAGGGATGTCATAACCAGCCTGGAGCTTGAGAGGATGCTGAACTCTGCAGGGCCAACACACGGCAGGGTGATCTCGCCATCCACGGGAAAGGATGTGAGAAGCGCCGCCTTCATCCTGTGCGTTGGTTCGCGTGACGAACAGGTGGGAAATCCCTATTGCTCCAAGGTGTGCTGCATGGCATCAATAAAGAACGCCGTCAAGATCGCTGAAAAATATCCTGATGCGAAAGTCTCAGTGCATTACATTGATATCAGGGCAGGCGGCGAGATGTATGAGGAGTACTATAGACGCGCCCAGGAGATGGGCGTCTCGTTCGTACGCGGGCGCGTGGCTGAAGTAGAAGAATCCGACGGGAAAACGATAATCCATTATGAAGATACTCTTTCAGGAGAGAAATGCCATGAGGAATACGATCTCGTTGTGCTCGCCATCGGCATGGAGGCGAACAAAAACGCAGAGGCGCTGGGAAAGATGCTGAACCTCTCCACGCGACCTGACCGCTTCTTCCAGAGCTCCCATCCCAAGATGCGCCCGGTGCAAACACATACGAAGGGCGTATTTATTGCAGGTTGCGCCTCTGGTCCGAAGGAAATACAGGTATCCATAGAGCAGGGGAGTGCGGCCGCAGCCAAAGCCGTTAGCCTTCTCCATACGGGGGAGATAGAGATCATGCCCATGAGTGCATATGTACTCCCTGAGCTTTGCGAGGGATGCGGGATATGTGAAAACGTATGCGAGCTGGGACGCATCAAGGTAATCGACGGGAAGGCAGTCGTGGACGAGGTGGCATGCAGGGGATGCGGCGCATGCAGTGCCGCATGCCCGAACGGTGCGATACAGCTTGGAAGTTATACGGACGAGCAGATAATGGCGCAGATACAGGAAGCCACCCGGGTGATCAGTGAGTATCCTCTGGTGATCGGGTTC from Candidatus Methanoperedens sp. encodes:
- the hdrA2 gene encoding CoB-CoM heterodisulfide reductase HdrA2 → MPIGVYICHCGSNIAGTIDVEDVRKHAEKLKDVVVARDIPFACGDSGQEQVKKDIEELKLDRIVVAACSPRLHEVTFRRVLEQSGLNPHLLEMVNIREQGSWVHSNTNSMATQKAKDLVAMGVAKAALLSPLEKKTLPANKDVLVIGAGVAGIEAALSLADIGVKVRLVEKEPTIGGKMALMNEVFPTNDCSMCVLAPRMSDAQNHPNITLYTYSEIKKIEGRAGNFKVTGIKKPRYIDEKKCKGCIDICAQVCPIDVPNQFDFGIGKRKSIYIPFAQAVPLVACIDEHCVGCDLCRLACPAEAVDFTQKPEEFEFNVGAIIVATGYQPFDAARKEEYGYGRYRDVITSLELERMLNSAGPTHGRVISPSTGKDVRSAAFILCVGSRDEQVGNPYCSKVCCMASIKNAVKIAEKYPDAKVSVHYIDIRAGGEMYEEYYRRAQEMGVSFVRGRVAEVEESDGKTIIHYEDTLSGEKCHEEYDLVVLAIGMEANKNAEALGKMLNLSTRPDRFFQSSHPKMRPVQTHTKGVFIAGCASGPKEIQVSIEQGSAAAAKAVSLLHTGEIEIMPMSAYVLPELCEGCGICENVCELGRIKVIDGKAVVDEVACRGCGACSAACPNGAIQLGSYTDEQIMAQIQEATRVISEYPLVIGFLCHWCSYAAADLAGSLRLQYPTNLRSIRVLCAGRVNPSFVLEALRRGADGVLVAGCRLGECHYTIGNTCALQRMNVLGKLLVDLGFDERRLRVEWIAASEGEKFAGIVKDYVQQLKELGPVGSELKR